Genomic DNA from Setaria italica strain Yugu1 chromosome V, Setaria_italica_v2.0, whole genome shotgun sequence:
atctatgcgtggcaaagggaacggatccttcggacacgctttgttgagaccggtataatcgacacacatcctccatttcccgttcttttttggtacaagaacaggattagccaaccactcggggtggtgtacttccttgatgaacccggccgccaggagcttctggagctcttcaccaatggccctgcgcctttcttcgtcgaaacggcgcaagccttgcttcactggtttagagccggccctgatgttcaaggaatgctcggcgacttctctcgggatgcctggcatatccgagggcttccacgcaaagacgtcgctgttcgcgcggaggaagtcgacgagcgcgctttcctatttgggggatagggccgcgctgatccgcacaaccCCGCCATTGGAACAGCCGGGGTCGAGAGGGACttccttgatgccttcggtgggctcaaaggaggtacctgactgcttggcgtcgggctggtcctcgatCATCTCCTCAAGCTGGGCCGCCATGTTgcccgagacggtgatggccgcggcgtactcgcagcactcgacgtcgcactcgtatgccttctggaaggttgtgccaacggtgatgaccccgttaggccctggcagcttgagcttgaggtaggtgtagttggggattgccatgaacttcgcgtagcatggccgtcccaagatggcgtggtaggttccgcgaaaccctaccacctcgaaggtgaggacctccttcctatagttagaaggggtcccaaacgtgacgggcaggtcgatctgcccaagAGGCattgcctgcttccctggcacgacacCATAGAAGGGagccttgctaggacggagatgggagcgatcgatccccatggcgtcgagggtctcggcgtagaggaggttgaggccgctgcccccatccatgagtaccttggtgaggcgtgTCGTACcaacgatggggtcgacgacgagagggtaacgccccggatgccggacgcgtcccgggTGGTCGGTCCTATcaaaggtgatggccggtccggaccaatcgaggaaagccggggtcgcaggctcggccgcgtagacctcccagCGCTCTAGCTTTTGCTGGCGCCTGGTGTCGTATGCTGCAgagcccccgaagatcatgaagcagccgtcaacTTTAGGAAagtcgtcttccttctcctcgtcacccttcttttcctcgtcgggtttccgcttccggtcacctttcaccggattgcccacaaagaacctcttcatgaggttacaatctttgtaggcgtgcttgacggggaactcgtggttcgggcacggcccctcgagcagcttgtcgaagaagccaggagCGCCGTCGGGGGGCGGttgcccccgcttgcgctcgactgcGGCTACGAGTGGAGCCTCGCgtcgctgcttgcccttcttcttctgctgctggcggttggaggtgccttcgtcggcgtcctcctcccgcttcgccttgcctttggaacgatcaaagatcgctccgacagcctcttcaccagaagcgtagctagtggcgatgttgaggagctcttccgtggttcgcgggcctcggcgccctagctcgtggacgaggggccggcaagaggtccctgctaggaaggctcctatgacgtcggcgtcggcgacgttggagagctcggtgcgctttctggagaagcgccagacgtaatcccggagggactcatcCGCCCCCTGGCAGCAGCTCcagagatcccaggagttgccagggcgtgtgtacgtcccttggaagtttcctacgaaaacctccttcaggtcgttccagttgcgaatgcgtcctgaagggatatgttctagccaggctctcgtggagtctgccagaaacaggggtaagttgcggatgatgaacaggtcatcgtctgCCCCGCCAGCTTGACATGCAAgtcggtaatcgctgagccatactccagggttggtctcccccgagtatttggccacgctcgtgggttgcctgaagcacggcggaaagggcgcattTAGGATGCGCGTGGAGAAGGCCCGAGGTCTGGCCACTCCGGGGCTCggactgcggtcttccccgctgtcatagcgtccgccacggtggacgtggtagcctcgatctgccccgtcccccctgtccgcgcgggagcgtctccgcgcgttcagcgtgtcgcggacgagaccgacgcgctggtggacggatcgggCCTCGCCTACCGCGGGTGGCGGTGTTCGTTGGGCGGTTGCAGCCGGATTCGCCCCCGGAGGgagttgatggacagattccccccgccgttccGGGGGCGCGCCCTGCGTCGCCTGACTGgcgttctggccgcgtcgtcgagacgctgaactttccgcctgctggacggcggcgcactcgagcaggttgcgcatctcttggcgcgcccatcgctcctcgggcgttgctggctcggggagctgtcggagtaacaccgccgcggcggcgacgttctggctagcgcgggcaaagagcggcggacgttctccatccgcacagatgcgttcctggacgtcgcgcgcctgTTGccgcgctcccccctcgtgaTGGGGGTGCTCTACTCCCTGGCGAGCGCCCACGTGCGCTTCCGGTTGCTGAGAGCACTCTGGGGCCCTGGGTAAGGCACCAGTCGTAGCTGCAGCGTCCGAGGGgggagtgttggaggtatgccctagaggcaatcatagagatgatgatattccatttgtatccatgatttgtatactgtgttctttgaatatccattaaaggctacttgaattgatttgcaattatgtgaattgtatgtgaaactctttacttgtatggttattctaaagttgtccctagtcggagttcatgtgaggacacacatgaatattagactagcacatgtattagttgatgactatgtttcacaagtcatggacatggagatgttgaactaataatgtggacacatgtggagacatgtgttaggactgacccaacacgagaagtagttctctctttaaacaacatatacgctttgtccttagacctgagattgtcgcatgtattctagatgtggattgacctacttaggggctatcaaacgctacgccgtaacagggtagttataaaggtagctttcgggtttgtcaagaagcatgctatgagacatggtcaatcaagatgggatttgcccctctctgattgagagtgatatctctgggcccctcgagtgatcggatcagaaattgcatggccatgctacgtacggttaagagttaacctacaaagggattccgaatcataggatcgagaaagagcggtcggcttgaagctagaccaaatatcgtgaggcaaagggaatagcatgtatattatgttgtgatggttcgtctgatatgatcttcgtatgcgtataggagttggcacgtcttgctagaggccgctaccgactattgggccgagtaggagtactcgggccatgtctatacgtatccgaacccatagggtcacacacttaaggggctggaagcccaattcggatctgatccgagttggattaggtttaggagtactaatgggcctcggatccagaggcccatcaggaacccctataaatagaggggtgggggcgccctagggtttcacaccttttggctgaacacacttgccgcgcctcccacgccctcgcctgttgcaactcgcggatctagcaatccggcttgcgacgcttcctccctgcacgtgtggataccttggaggtgttgcgcctgcagcacttggacgagccatcgacgagccgccgacgagccacgacgagccgacgacgagccgcggcaccggaggcgatcttgctgtgcacgtggacgagttgctgaggagctgctggacgtgatcgactacgcacgactacgttgatcgactacatacgactacgtgatcgtcttcactgcaccgacgcatatctacatcttccgcaccagtagtgcgtcgagtggtaatcccgtgatccttatacggcagctcttcctggttatacgcggtagaaaattttgttttgcgctagcgtagcctacctcgtatcccaacagggagcccgttgcctcccctcggcaccatcgccattggacccctcggagtgcgcgtcagccatgaagcactcgcgcgaggggcgggGATTCTCGTTACTGGAGCCAGTGTCGGAGactgtcctcgccacgcccacgagctcgttgctcgcgggtgacgtggtgaaggaccgcgctaggaggcgaccgtgagcccccgtggcgttgcgtagcccgaagagccatccttcCGGTGAGGTCCTTCTGGCAGGcgtccggccgctcgccgccatcCTGGCGGTGAGGCCGAGGGTagcgggacgagcgggcaggacgtggacagggatcagctcaaTCCCTTTCCCGGTGGCCAAGAAGCccaggctcccgaaacggatcagggagcccggagcaaagctgctATCGTGATTGGCCATCTGGGACTTGGAGATGCACGCGCAAAGggcccctacctggtgcgcgaactgtcgttgtcaagatcagcggatcaagacttagactagtaaatttcttttatgcgcgtgagcctcagatggtggcgtgggagacacagatttatactggtttgggcaagggaagccctacgtccagtatcgaggatgctcgtgttgcccacgcgagggttctgtagtagggggttacagataggcgagagagggacaggtcccaagtctctttggtgTTTTCGCTCTCCGGGAGAGCTGTAGTGTACTAAGGTGTGTGGGGGAAGAAGCTGATCAAGCGGTCCCCCGGTCTGTTCGTTGGTTGCTCGGTCGATCGATCCCCCCCTCTCCCCGGCctcgggttcctccttttatatcgcaaggggatggccggagttacaattgggatcggTTAAAAGAGGGTGGTAAAGAGTAAGGCGTAAAAATGGTAAAAAGCATGGCAGGAAGGAGGGGCCAGATCCTAGGCGTCCGTTGTCTCTGCCGGCCCTTGACGAGTGttggcgtgcat
This window encodes:
- the LOC111257208 gene encoding uncharacterized protein LOC111257208, coding for MDGGSGLNLLYAETLDAMGIDRSHLRPSKAPFYGVVPGKQAMPLGQIDLPVTFGTPSNYRKEVLTFEVVGFRGTYHAILGRPCYAKFMAIPNYTYLKLKLPGPNGVITVGTTFQKAYECDVECCEYAAAITVSGNMAAQLEEMIEDQPDAKQSGTSFEPTEGIKEVPLDPGCSNGGVVRISAALSPK